Proteins from a single region of Juglans microcarpa x Juglans regia isolate MS1-56 chromosome 5S, Jm3101_v1.0, whole genome shotgun sequence:
- the LOC121267928 gene encoding leucine-rich repeat receptor-like protein kinase PEPR2, whose amino-acid sequence MANYKKHFEKSNIPTIPELMAAATLILHFISFLSLHYLVVTTLFLSFIPMLIHCSTLDSDIEVLRIVKHSVDSRSISSGSFLDTWDFRVDPCQSTGRHFLGVLCSFPLDNSPSRIIAIDLDDVGYDGFLTPSIGNLTELTTLNLSKNKFRRTIPESISNLTKLTKLSLVDNCLAGTIPTEITLLKNLEYLDMSGNTLSGSIPTNISRLRNLSYLRMARNALTGTIPDLTGLWQLETLDLSFNQLYGNLPYFPLRLATLSLNDNILTGHISPVNMLSNLSRLDLSHNLLSGIIGKEILSFPRLVYLNVSNNQFNAIEAANFSMEERQLQFLDAENNNLHGLLPVNLTTIQNLTAINLARNEFAGPIPREFGNKIEQSWRILYLDNNFLSGDLPPEFITHSKRITGSLANNCLKSCPVHIKLCRGGQRPASECVR is encoded by the coding sequence ATGGCCAATTATAAGAAGCATTTTGAGAAATCAAACATACCAACAATCCCTGAACTCATGGCCGCCGCTACATTAATCCTGCATTTCATCTCCTTCCTTAGTCTCCATTATCTTGTTGTCACcacattatttttaagtttcattCCAATGCTTATTCATTGTTCAACCCTAGACTCCGACATCGAAGTCCTTCGAATCGTGAAGCACTCCGTTGATTCTAGGTCTATCTCTTCAGGCTCTTTCCTTGATACTTGGGATTTCAGGGTGGATCCCTGTCAAAGTACAGGCCGACACTTCCTCGGAGTCTTATGTAGTTTTCCTCTTGACAATAGTCCCAGCAGGATCATAGCTATTGATCTCGACGATGTTGGATATGATGGGTTTTTGACACCATCGATCGGGAACCTAACCGAGCTCACCACCCTTAATTTGAGCAAGAACAAGTTTCGAAGAACCATACCGGAATCCATCTCCAATCTTACAAAACTCACCAAACTATCTCTCGTCGACAATTGCCTCGCCGGCACCATTCCTACAGAAATCACTTTGCTCAAGAATCTGGAATATCTAGACATGTCGGGAAACACTCTTTCTGGCTCAATTCCAACCAATATTTCTAGACTACGAAATCTGAGCTACTTGCGTATGGCAAGAAACGCACTCACCGGCACAATCCCAGACCTCACCGGATTATGGCAACTAGAAACTCTAGATCTTTCTTTCAATCAGCTTTATGGAAATCTGCCATATTTTCCTCTCAGATTGGCTACTCTGTCTCTGAACGATAATATACTTACAGGCCACATTTCTCCGGTTAATATGCTCAGCAACCTTAGTCGGCTAGATCTAAGCCACAACCTCCTTTCAGGTATTATTGGCAAGGAAATTCTTTCATTTCCTAGGTTGGTTTACCTTAACGTTTCAAACAACCAGTTCAATGCAATAGAGGCGGCCAACTTTTCCATGGAAGAGAGACAACTTCAGTTTCTTGATGCAGAAAATAACAATCTTCATGGTCTTCTGCCTGTCAATTTGACCACGATTCAGAACTTAACCGCGATTAATCTAGCACGTAATGAGTTTGCTGGGCCAATACCAAGAgaatttggaaacaaaatagAGCAATCATGGAGAATCCTGTACTTGGATAACAACTTTCTGTCAGGAGATCTTCCACCAGAGTTCATCACTCACTCAAAAAGGATTACAGGCAGCCTTGCAAATAACTGTCTAAAGTCATGTCCAGTGCACATAAAATTATGCCGTGGAGGGCAAAGGCCTGCTTCAGAATGCGTTAGGTAG
- the LOC121268538 gene encoding LOW QUALITY PROTEIN: calcium-dependent protein kinase 20-like (The sequence of the model RefSeq protein was modified relative to this genomic sequence to represent the inferred CDS: inserted 1 base in 1 codon), translating to MGNTCVGPNLGANGFLQSVSAAVWRTQPPEDRLPPPSAEASRKTPASPDSSRSSEALTGPDTSAKGSDASMPVQSTPPVMVKIANEQAEAKEPEKPVKQNVQEKPVKPEAAEKPVKQNVQEKPVKPEVAEKPVKQNVQEKPVKPGVQENPDKQEVKDEGNNAADAGKPKKPSHTKRASSVGLQMESVLGRKTENLKEKYTLGRKLGQGQFGTTFLCLEKGTSKEFACKSIAKRKLTTEEDVEDVRREIQIMHHLAGHPNVIQIVGAYEDAVAVHVVMELCAGGELFDRIIQKGHYTERKAAELARIIVGVVEACHSLGVMHRDLKPENFLLINQEEESPLKTIDFGLSVFFRPGETFTDVVGSPYYVAPEVLRKHYGQECDVWSAGVIIYILLSGVPPFWDETEQGIFEQVLKGELDFMSEPWPSISESAKDLVRRMLVRDPKKRLTAHEVLCHPWVRVDGVAPDKPLDSAVLTRLKQFSAMNKLKKMAIRVIAESLSEEEIAGLKEMFKMIDTDNSGQITLEELKNSLDRVGCILKDSEISGLMQAADIDNSGTIGYGEFIAAMLHLNKIQREDHLYAAFSYFDKDGSGYITQDELQQACERFGLEDTQLEDIIREVDQDNDGRIDYNEFVAMMQGTVXGKKGLQNNISINQH from the exons ATGGGGAACACATGTGTAGGTCCAAATCTTGGTGCTAATGGATTCTTGCAATCTGTGTCGGCTGCGGTCTGGCGAACCCAGCCCCCAGAGGACCGGCTTCCCCCACCGAGCGCTGAAGCCAGCCGCAAAACTCCGGCAAGTCCGGATTCCTCTAGAAGTTCCGAGGCCCTGACAGGTCCAGATACTTCTGCTAAAGGCTCCGATGCTTCAATGCCAGTTCAGAGCACGCCACCTGTGATGGTTAAAATTGCCAACGAGCAAGCTGAAGCAAAAGAACCTGAAAAACCCGTTAAGCAAAACGTACAGGAAAAACCCGTAAAGCCAGAGGCAGCAGAAAAACCCGTTAAGCAAAACGTACAGGAAAAACCCGTTAAGCCAGAGGTAGCAGAAAAACCCGTTAAGCAAAACGTACAGGAAAAACCCGTTAAGCCAGGCGTACAGGAAAACCCCGATAAGCAAGAGGTCAAAGATGAGGGGAATAATGCTGCGGATGCAGGGAAACCAAAGAAACCCAGTCATACGAAGAGGGCGTCGAGTGTGGGACTTCAAATGGAATCCGTGTTGGGGAGGAAAACGGAGAATTTAAAGGAGAAATACACTTTGGGTCGGAAGCTCGGACAAGGGCAGTTTGGGACAACGTTTCTGTGCTTAGAGAAAGGAACAAGTAAAGAGTTTGCCTGCAAGTCTATCGCAAAGAGGAAACTGACGACGGAGGAGGATGTGGAGGATGTTAGAAGGGAGATTCAGATAATGCACCACTTGGCTGGTCACCCCAATGTCATACAAATTGTGGGTGCTTACGAGGATGCTGTGGCTGTCCATGTTGTTATGGAACTTTGTGCAGGTGGGGAGCTTTTTGATAGAATTATACAGAAGGGGCATTATACAGAGAGAAAAGCAGCTGAGCTTGCAAGGATAATAGTTGGTGTTGTGGAAGCGTGCCATTCTTTGGGTGTTATGCATCGGGACTTGAAGCCAGAGAATTTTCTCCTTATCAACCAGGAAGAGGAGTCGCCACTTAAAACAATAGACTTTGGGCTTTCGGTGTTCTTTCGGCCAG GTGAAACTTTCACTGATGTGGTTGGAAGCCCTTATTATGTGGCCCCGGAAGTGTTGCGGAAGCATTATGGTCAAGAATGTGATGTTTGGAGTGCCGGGGTGATCATTTACATCTTACTAAGTGGTGTCCCCCCATTCTGGGATG AAACAGAGCAGGGAATTTTTGAGCAAGTCCTGAAAGGGGAACTTGACTTTATGTCAGAACCATGGCCTAGTATATCAGAAAGTGCAAAGGATCTGGTCCGAAGAATGCTTGTAAGAGATCCCAAGAAGCGGCTGACAGCCCATGAAGTTCTTT GTCACCCTTGGGTTCGGGTTGATGGTGTTGCTCCGGATAAGCCTCTTGATTCTGCAGTTCTAACTCGCTTGAAGCAATTCTCTGCCATGAACAAGTTAAAGAAAATGGCTATCAGA GTCATTGCCGAAAGCTTGTCTGAAGAGGAGATTGCAGGTCTGAAAGAAATGTTCAAGATGATAGACACAGATAACAGTGGACAAATCACCCTTGAGGAACTGAAAAACAGTTTGGATAGAGTGGGATGCATTCTCAAGGATTCTGAAATTAGTGGATTGATGCAAGCT GCAGATATTGACAACAGTGGTACCATAGGCTATGGGGAGTTCATAGCAGCAATGCTCCATCTAAATAAGATCCAGAGGGAGGATCATTTGTATGCAGCCTTCTCATACTTCGACAAAGATGGGAGTGGATACATCACTCAAGATGAACTCCAACAAGCCTGTGAACGGTTTGGCTTAGAAGACACTCAGCTAGAAGATATAATTCGTGAAGTTGACCAGGATAAC GATGGGCGCATTGATTATAACGAGTTTGTGGCAATGATGCAAGGCACTG TTGGAAAGAAGGgcttacaaaataacataagcaTCAACCAGCATTAA